AGAGATATCAACAGCCATGAAAGAAGAATCATGTCAGATTGAACTGCCTTTTTCATCAACTGACATGCCAATTGTAAGTTACAATGACCAAATGGAGCTGAAAACAATGGTAGACGCCATTTCTGCAGCAAGTCAAAGGGAAGCACAAGCTCACGAGACAGCAATTATATTGTCTGAAGAGAATGACAAGTTGCGCCTGAAGCTTAATGATCTGCTAAAGGATAACGAACGACTAATTGGGTTGTATGAAAAAGCAGCAGCAGAAAGTCAATTCAAGAACCTGAATGAAACTGAAAGAGTTCCAAGAAAAATGCATGGAACAAGAGAATGAAATGACTATGAAGGTTGATAACTTGGAGCATCAGCTTATGGAACTGCATGAGGAAAATGAAAAATTGTTGAGCTTGTATGAAAATGCCATGCGTGAGAGGGATGAATACAAAAGAATCATTTCCGATGGTCAGAACAGGTCTGGAGAAGAAAAACAGAATACAAAGGATTTAAATGCAGTGAAAATGAAACTCGATGCAGCACAGGAAAAGCTTTCTGATTCTTCACAAACAATTAATGTTATTGGCACTCTCGAGAAAGCATTCAGTGACATTGACGAGATTTCAAAAGAAATTGAAGCAGTGGAAGTTGATGTTCAGTTGAAAAGGCAACAATTAGATGTCCTCGAAACAGTTTCTTCGGAGATGCAGGAAAGAAAATGCGTGACTGACAAGAAGTTATGTGCACTCAAAAACTCTCTTTCCAGCTTGTCTTCATCAGTGGCTTACTTTGAACAGCGAGAGGCTCGAGCAAGATCAAAGGTTGCACATTCATCATCTTTTGTTGCTCAGAAGAAAGAGGAATTGGCCCGACTTCACTCCTGCGGAGAAAAAACAAAGCGTTCACTGCAAACAGTTCAACAATCTGAAGTTGAATTAAGAAACATCCTTGCATTAGCGAAATCGAAGCTGGAGGAAGAAAGCCGAAGACAGGAAAATGAAAAGGTTCTATTTGCCATAGACAATATTGAGAAAATAGATCCATCACAGAAAAGTTACATTTTAGGTGGTAACGCCATGGAGTTGCTGAAGTCTGAAGAAGATAAAAGAAAACTGCAAAATGAGATCAAGCAAGGCCGAGAAAAACTTGGAGAAATCAGAAGGGAAGTAGATGAACTGAGTAAGAAATCCGAGAAGATAGAGAAAACGATTTGTGCTGTTCGGATGGAAATAGAGAAAGGTGGCAGAGTTGTGGAGGAGTTAGAGTTTGCACTACAAATTGTGATCCAAGAAAAGGAAACTCTATTGGCTGTGAAAGAAGACGGAAAGGCTGAAATAGACAGTATGATTCTTGAATATTTGCAGAATATGTTCGAGGCAGACTTGAAGAACGCGGAGATGGAAATTTTGGAAGACGAACTACAGCTCGGAGTGATGAGAACAAAAGAGTTACAAATGCTGAAGGTTACAGCAGCCAAGAAGATGGCTGAATTGTCGGAGGACGAGAGGCTAAGTTCATGCTTTGTATCTAAACAAATGGAAGAAATGCTACAAAGTGCCAGGATGTCTGTTATGGAGGCAAATACATTACTTGCACAGTAAAAAAGTGAAGTCTTCCTTCACAGTGTTTTGTTATTTCacaaaaggcaaaataaaatactcTCATGTAATTTTCCTGTCATTTCCTCTTATTCAATGACTAATGTAATTGGCTCTACAGACATAACTCTAACCATCGGTCCTTGTTGGTCTTGTTTTATTTTAAATATTTTGAGCTTGGAATCAATCGAGCTGCCGATCCAACCTTAAAATCTATATTTCCAATCTTGACTTGTCAACGTCTTAGAAGAAGTTAGAATCAAGAGTTTCTCCAAGTACATAATAGGAGTATAATATGAGTATTGACAATAGATGTTGGCTCATGGTCAACGATTGATCCTTGACTTTGAATTCTGGGTTGACATTTCTTCTTGACTTGTCAAAAAAGATGGTTCAACGATCAGTCCATTTTACTAGTGTTTTCTCCTTTCGGACGAAATAATAATAATTTGGCTTGTAATTGAACTGTTGTGATTTGTGAAACAAGAACGAAAACTTGCGTCGGTACGGTCCGCTTCGGAACAAGAACCGAACCGAACCAAACCGAACTGAATCTGAATCAGATTAAAATCGAATCAAATTAGTTAATGCTGTCTCGGTTTCAGAATCGAATTTTTATATTACCATTTCTGTTCTTATTTTTTTCAAAATTATAAGGAATCATCGAATCGAAGCCGTTCATTTTAAGAAAAAAAAACTTTACGATTTCGGTTCGGCTGTACAAATTTAAGAACCGTGAATCGGACCGAATCGAACCGGACTGTGACATGTTTGCCTCGACGTAAAAGTCTGACAAGGCGGCGGCAACGCAAGCAAGTCAACAAACATCCTAAAAACTGTTTTTTAGCATTACGAAGCAAACTCGAAAGCGCTAGTCAGGGGCATTATTGTAAAATACGCTGTGTTTTTCGGTGAGCAAACAGACCAAACCAAACACACCTCATTACTTTATTTGTATTACAAAACGAACGAATTAGTAGAACGACGCGATTTGAGAGTTTTCCATTTTCGATTTGGATTCTGCAAATAAAATAATCCAAAATTTAATTATTCGATTTCTCTTTTCAATCTCTTATACTCTTCTAGTTTTTGTTTGATCGCGTATTGTTTTTTCTTCGATCTGGTAAAATTAATACAAAATTGTGAAAGATGTTTAACGGAATGATGGATCCCGAGTTGATCAAACTCGCTCAAGAGCAGATGAGCCGCATGTCTCCGGCCGAGATGGCACGGATCCAACAACAGGTTAGACTCAGATATAcatttttgttttttaattttactttgtttGTATTTTTTGATTTGTTCGGGATTGGATTGCTAGAAAGAACACATGTGCGGTGTAATGAATGGGTAGCTTGTTTGTTTGCTTTTGATTGATCGTTATTTGCAATCTTGCTGTAACAGATGATGTCTAATCCTGAATTGATGAGAATGGCATCAGAAAGCATGCAGAACATGAGACTTGAAGACTTGAGACATGCTGCTGAGCAATTGAAGCATACTCGCCCTGAAGAGATGGCGGAGATTGGCGAGAAAATGGCTAAAGCTTCTCCCAGAAGAGATTGCTGCTATTCGTAAACCGAGCTGATGCTCAGATGAGTTACGAATTAAATGCAGCTGAGATGTTGAAGAAACAGGTAATTATAAGCTTGGAACTTTACTTAATTGATTATTTTAATTACTACATGTTACTAAATTTCGTCCATGAAGGGCTGCATTAAATCGATGCTTCAAATTTACTCTTGCAAGCTCTATGTATACTCATACTGTATTTGTAGGTTATCAAACTTCTTGCAAATTTATTTAACTTTGGTAGAGCTGAGACACTCTATCAACTTTATATGCATTCTTTATATATGTAAATTCAAAGTAAACAAATTCTTCAATACTATAATTTTTTGGGGGTAAATTCCACCAAGTTATTTTGCATTTAAAATGGTCACTAGTCAAATGTTCGTTTTAATTATTTTTGTGCATGTATGGTGAATCATGAGTGTAAAATTAATTTTGCCAGGGAAATGAATTTCACAGCAAAGGAATGTTCAATGAGGCCATGCAAAAAATATGTACTTGTAAGACAGACACACCCTTGCTCCCTTTCCTTTGCTCAATATACAATTCTTGAACTTGTCTTTTCTATGTTTATTCTGGTGGATAAATGTATGACTGTCATCTTTGAAATGTTTAGGCAAAGAAGAACCTTCAAGGAGTTCCATCATCTAAAGGCAAAACACTTCTTTTGGCCTGCTCTCTGAACCTGATGTCGTGTTACCTGAAAACAAGGCAGTACACTGAGTGCGTACAAGAAGGTTCTGAGGTATTGGCAGTCTTTATCTCTCTTCTGTTTCCATGATAGGAAGTAACTTTGATGATACATTATGATCTACCTGGTCATGTGGTCACTTAAAGTTACTTCGGTATTTGCTTGGCAAGACTACCAAATAAACTCTCCTAAACACGAATTATGAAGCAGGTCAAAACTGCAATCTTAGCATTCACTACATGATATCACacggaataaatatatattatgaatTAGAGTTTATTGTTTGGACAATAAAAAACATAAGCTAATCTAAGCCCGGATGCTTGTCTTTTAGCGCTGCCCTCCTTTTGTTCAGACTTTTTTGTTTTGCTGCTTCTTCTGATTAAATCACCGCACTTCAGGTTCTGGCATATGATGCAAGGAATGTCAAAGCTCTTTACCGGAGGGGTCAAGCATACAAAGAGCTAGGCATGCTCGAGGTGAGTCTATTTTGAAGACATATATGAGTTGTTAGTAGTTGTTGCATATTTGTTTTTCTCAACTTTGGGGCAATTATGTGATCATCGTATCCTCTGATGgggttttttaaaaaaatttaggaTGCTGTCTCTGATTTGAGTAAAGCATATGAAGTTTCCCCCGAGATGAAACTATTGCAGAGGTCTTAAGGTATTTCTTTTTTTTTAGGATCGTGGACATTTAATAGAGCATTCTTTCACACCATGCTTTTTGTCAAACGTGTATATACGGCTTTTTAACTTGTTCATTATTTATACAGGGATGCCAAGGAAAAGTTGCCAGAGGGAAGTGGTCAAAGTGGGCGAAGAGGTAAGATGTTTCCATTATTTAGTTTCTTCACCTTTGTAAAAGTAGTAAACAATCTTGTGAGATCATTTGTTTTGAATTTGAAGCAATGAAGCATTATTAGTTGTTTTATGTTGCTTCATTCGCAAAAATTTACTCTTTTCCCCTGCTTGCCTCATAGGACTGGTGATTGAAGAAATAACTGAAGAAGTTGAAACCGTTTCTTCTAAAGGCAATCCAAATTCATCTGCAGAACCCTCAATTAAACTGCAACAGGAAAGTTCTGGTGCGGGTAGGGTTGTGAACCCTGGAACTTGTCAACCAATTCAGAGTGTTTGCAAACGCTGAAAGATGATCCAGAGGCTATAAGGTTCATTCATTATTCTTTGTAGAAGATACAAACTCCTCTTATTTGTCCTTTTTCCTTGACTCTCAACTATTTAAGTTTACATGACCTCTGTCATACTCATCCTACCTTGGTAGTCACCAGAGCCTAATTTAGTACAATGACGGTTTTTACTTTGGTTTTCACCGAAATGTTTATTCCTTTGGATTTGTAGATCATTCCAAAACTTGATGTCTAATGCTGATCCAAACACCTTAGCTGCATTGAGTGGTGGGAAAGGGTGGCGAGGTTTCTCCTGACATGTTTAAGGCTGCCTCTAGTATGATCAGCAATATGTCACCTGAAGAACTTCAACGAATGCTTCAGATGGCTTCCTCATTTCAGGGGGAAAACCCATTTACGAGTGGGGGTTCTTCAAATTCAGGTGCGATTCCTCCAAATATGCCCCCTGAAATGCTCAAAACAGCATCAGATATGATGAGTAAGATGCCACCAGACGAGCTTCAGAAATGTTTGAAATGGCTTCTAATTTGAGAAGTAAGGATTCAGCTCCTGTAGCATCATCTTCAAACACCAATGGACCAAGGTTGTCGGAATCTTTGGAGAGTTCCACAATCAACAGGAACAATGTTGTTGGGGAAACGAGTTCTTCCAGTAGTTTATTTTCGAATCCCTAGAGGCGATTCTATTCCAAACTTCGCATCATCCACTGGGGATTTACAAGAGCAGATGAGAAACCAAATGAAAGATCCAGCTATGCGCCAGGTGTGTTGTCTGCTTCCATACATTTTCATATTTTCTAACGTCTAGTCGTCTACGAGAACTAAccatttggttaaatgcaatatttTCAGATGTTCTCATCGATGATGAAGAATATGAGCCCTGAAATGATGGCAAACATGAGTGAACAGTTCGGGATGAAGCTTTCTCCAGAGGATGCCGCAAAAGCTCAACAAGCCATGGCATCGTTATCCCCTGAGGACTTGGATAAAATGGTAAAATTTATCATTATGGCTACATGTAGATAGATTTTGTAGGTTCTCTTATTTGGAAAGCTTCTTTGATTCAAAACAATATGTTAAATCCTTGTCCGTATGTTTCCATTTCAGATGCGTTGGCTGATAGATTACAGAGAGGAGTCGAGAAAGCAAAGAAGACAAAGAATTGGTTGCTAGGAAGACCTGGTATGATCCTGGCCATAGTAATGCTTATACTTGCCGTAATCCTACACTGGCTCGGCTTTATTGGTGGCAAGTAGATGGAATTATAACCTTTCTTCTGCTTGGTAGTTTTTCCATACTAAAGTTGTTCACTCAGtggaaagtaaaaagtaaaaaaacagAACTGACAAACCCACGACTGTTTTTTTCCTTCTTTCGTGATCAGAATCCAAAAGTGCACAAGGCTCCAGTTATATGAAATTAATTCATTTGTCTTGTTGCCATTTGTTTTCTGTTTACTATTTTTGACTGCCATTTGTTTTCTGTTTACTATTTTTGACTGCCATTATTGGTTTCATTCATTTTTCTTTTTAGAAAGTGCATTTAAAGACTGATATGACTGACATTCATTGGCTGTTGCTTATTAAATGTGTTATTAGGAAAATAGTAATCAAATTAATTTTGCCCAAATCACTATTTTCCACGTGTTGTATCTGTAAATTTAAATTGAATCAAACTTGGAGCATGAGGCATGGAATGGCTTTGTTAAACTTTTTCGTGATTAAATCTCAAGTATATATCTATTTTTCGGagaaatattttattattaaaagacAAATGATGATTTGAGGGATAACAGCTAGCAGTTAGGTGGTTTTAACTTTTATTCTTTCCGTCTTAGATGTAAATTTTCATATTAAAAAATTTATATCTATTTTAAAACGAAAATAATAAATTTAAACATGGATTAATTTATATGtattttttcataaatattttATATTGGTATATTTGgctataattttttattattattttgaaagtgAAAATATATACCAATAAAACTGCACCTAAAATTTTTTCGTCAACATGACCCGAATTATAGTGTATTACGTCTTCCATCTACGAGAACCATTCAATTATGTGTTGGATGCTACTTTATTTATCAGCTACAAAAAATGATTTTAGTTAATCTTTTACTTAATTTTTTAAatcttttttttttgataattaattttTAAAGCtagtaatttatttatatattgagAGATAATGTTGCCATCATATACACGTCATCTTGCCGGGTGTCAAACATCGGCTGGTTGTTTCTGCTGACTACGTCTTATATATCATCGTTAACTTAAACCGAAGACCCAAATACTAATACTATCGAATTTTGTTtatcaaaaaaaaatatatgaatatCGAATTTTGAAAATTATTTACGGAAATTGGAtttcgaatttttaaaaattaCTATCTAAATCAGATACTCGCGGATCAAATACATTTTCTCCCCTTTCTTATGACCTTTAATGCACCTTAATTAGAGGGAATTCACTTTTTATATCTTCAATCAAATCCCTCGAATTTGAATTTCAAAGAATAATTATGGTTGAAATGATTTACTCCTTAAATAGATTAGCTTAATTCAACTCAAAGGACTGCTTAATCCAAAAATTAGTTGAGAATAATTAAAAAATTAATTAAATCTTGTTTTAAAAGGTGAGAAGTAACTTGCATTGCCGTTGACAGGCAAATAAAATAAGCACGTTTActacaaaatataagttttaatttaattttaaaaaaataaagaaactagTAGTAattaaattcaaaaaaaaaaataaaaataataaagaaacTAATTAACTGCCGGGCAGCGTGACTCGTGGCATCTAGATTTTTCTTGATTCAAAAACTAAAAAGGAACAACCCAACCCACCAAACCCAGTTTCTTTCTCATCGGAGAGAGAGAATCAATATATATTATAGCCTCTCCTATTTCTCCGGCAACAAAATCCAACTCGAAATCTGTTTGATTTGATTTCAGTCTATTCATATCTCTGCATTATCCGTTTTTAAATTCCCAGCAAACCCCCTTTTCCTTCGTTTTCTAATCTCTTTCTCTCTCGAATAGTACAGAAACCATCCAACAAGAGAGAGGAAGAGAAGTAACCGGAAAATGACGCCGCCGCTGAAATCATTTTCCCCTCCTAGAATCTGATTCTTCTTTTCTTGACTTCGTTCGATTCGAATAAGAACCATGGCTCGGCAGATTATGATACGATCACCGGCGGTCGATTACCGTCGACGAAAAACATTACTATCGTCATCGTCGTCCTCACTTTCTCCCGCCGATACACGTACTAAAGTAATCAGAACAAAATCCGATATCTAccacaatcatcacaacaacaataacaagaaTAAGAAATTCGGGGAATTCGTGGGAGGGACAGCGGCGGAGTGCGCGGCGGTCTGTTGTTGCGGTCCGTGTGCGGTGATGAACTCCTGGTGATGGCGGTTTACACGGTGCCGGCCGGGCTCTGTAGGAAGGCATGGCGGCGTAGGAGACAAAAACGAATCAGAATGATGAGGAAGACTAATAATAACAATGGGCTTAGTGGGCTTGGGATCGTCTTGTCCAGGCCCAATTCGACTGGGCCCATTAACGTCGCCAGTTATCGGCAGCGGCGGCGTGGAGGACGAAGTCGTTAATGGCGGTAGCGGGAAGGAAGAGAAGATGGATATGATCAAGGAAGAAGGCGGTGGTGACGTGGCGGAAGGAGATAAGAACACGTCGGCGGTTGATATAGAGGAGGAGATGTGGGACAAGTTTTACGGGCAAGGGTTTTGGAGGAGCTCCTCCCAGAGAGACGAGGATGGATCTACCAGTCGGATGCTTGCCTGAAAATGGGTCAAAAAGGATGTTGACCAATCTGGTGGGGCCCCTTTCTCTGGGTTTGTAAGTACAGTAGTTTCTATCAGAGAGCGATTGTGGATGCCGAGGATTGGGTAGATGAATTTTGTGGGGTCCATAAAGTTGGGTCCTTTTGGGAATGGAAATTGAATTTGACTGTGAATAGGATGATGATGTTGATACTTCTCCTACTACTTTTTTCTTCTTTTGCTGGGTTGTAGTACTTATTAGGATCCTGCTTTTGCAGTTCTGGTTCTCAATGCATGTATTATCTGATCAAACTCAGAATCATATGAATAATAATGGCTGTCCAGCTCTCAAATTTAAAATCACCACTTCGATTTTAGCTATTTGATGTATCCTTAGCGATTGTGTTTAGAACAGATGTGGTGTTCTTTTCATAACACTCTTAAGT
The sequence above is drawn from the Rutidosis leptorrhynchoides isolate AG116_Rl617_1_P2 unplaced genomic scaffold, CSIRO_AGI_Rlap_v1 contig589, whole genome shotgun sequence genome and encodes:
- the LOC139884692 gene encoding LOW QUALITY PROTEIN: outer envelope protein 61-like (The sequence of the model RefSeq protein was modified relative to this genomic sequence to represent the inferred CDS: inserted 4 bases in 4 codons; deleted 5 bases in 4 codons), whose product is MFNGMMDPELIKLAQEQMSRMSPAEMARIQQQMMSNPELMRMASESMQNMRLEDLRHAAEQLKHTRPEEMAEIGEKMAKASPKRLLLFVNRADAQMSYELNAAEMLKKQGNEFHSKGMFNEAMQKYVLAKKNLQGVPSSKGKTLLLACSLNLMSCYLKTRQYTECVQEGSEVLAYDARNVKALYRRGQAYKELGMLEDAVSDLSKAYEVSPXDETIAEVLRDAKEKLPEGSGQSGRRGLVIEEITEEVETVSSKGNPNSSAEPSIKLQQESSGAGRVVNPGTXSTNSECLQTLKDDPEAIRSFQNLMSNADPNTLAALSGGKGGEVSPDMFKAASSMISNMSPEELQRMLQMASSFQGENPFTSGGSSNSGAIPPNMPPEMLKTASDMMSKMPPDELQXMFEMASNLRSKDSAPVASSSNTNGPRLSESLESSTINRNNVVGETSSSSSLFSNPRGDSIPNFASSTGDLQEQMRNQMKDPAMRQMFSSMMKNMSPEMMANMSEQFGMKLSPEDAAKAQQAMASLSPEDLDKMMRWXDRLQRGVEKAKKTKNWLLGRPGMILAIVMLILAVILHWLGFIGGK